AATCATGCGCTCTATGCATATCGAGTGTACGTTAGCCTTTGCGTTTGTTCGGCTTTTTATGAGAGTTAGATGAAAAGTTTCTGGCCTATCAAAGGAGACAAGAAACCACTttagaaatttgtttcttttctctttaaaatttttgatcaTACGCATTTGTGTTCTGTTGCGGCCGAACttgattctcctttttttaaatgcctTTTTGTTTAGAATTAATTTACTGTATTGATATAGTTGTGTAGTCCCAAAGAGGTGGTTCCAAATACATGGTCAAAATACAAaacgtttttaaattttattcagcAAAATCGGTACATCGATTACCTGAAAATCGTGCTTGGTTTTGGGATTATAGTTGTGATACCAGTATTAGTGGATCGCGTCCCGCAGCAACCGCCGCATAGTCCATGCTGACAATTTTCTGATAtcctaaaaattaattaaggtATGAtgtgttttctattttctgatactctaaaaattaattaaggtATTATGTGCGCTTTATTTCAGTATGCTAGCAAGTAAGATCGAGTTGTGTTTATTTGTCAAGATTTTTAACGCTAAGCAACTTGAAAACTCAGTGGAAGCGCTACCTCTTGAGAAGGCTGGAAACTTTTCATTCCACCCTCGTATTGGGTAGAGTGATGTCTTTTTGCAGAAAGGATGGCGTACACTGGGATTCTATAGGAACACGTATCATGTCTCAACTTGTCGTCGGACATCTTGCCCGATCGTGGAATATTCCGCTTCCACAACAAATAAAAGACAGGTTGACTACTTTGTAAGTGTTGCactatcatttcatttttttgtgttcaccAAGAGTGgaattcctcttttcttcgattttttaagCGCGGATGATGCGCGCACGTTCGACCTTTCTAAGAGTTGGGCTGCCCGCTCGTTGGTTGCGTTCGATATTTCTACAGCTTCGGAAGGAACACATGAAAATGCGTCGTTTCCCGAAATTCTACAGGCGAGCCTTTATGTTTATTACCCTTCGCGTCCTCGACAATGCAGAATTTTAATTTAGCGAAGAATCAGAGCGGCAGTCTTAcgagaaatcaaagaaaggGATCCGAAGTAAGTTTTATGGCATTGAAACGTGAAGAGTTCTCCAAAATGGGCAAAATGTTACTATAGTTTCGTTATCAGGATTTAACATTGCGATCAGTAGGGATTTTTTCCCGATGGGATTTCCGGCTGGCTGTAATATTTAGCAGCTATTTTGACGAAGACATTGATATGATATCGTGGAAAACTATTTTACGTTTTCCTCTATGGTAGTGCATAGAATTAATCTACTGTATTGATATAGTTGTGTAGTTCCAAAGAGGTGGTTCCAAATACATGGTCAAAATACAAAACTGGTTGTTGCTCTTCAAAAACGTTTGCGAATCGACGATCGGTTTTAGAACGTTGTAATTCTTGATGCAAACCATGCATTCTCTACTTCAACGGTTTTTCGGCTTTGttatttaacttttttgtctttgtgcggtgtttttttttaaatgttgtcCCTTGTTAATATTAGGTAGTATGGTTGTGAAAGGTGATagtaggtgtttttttttgtgcatacTTTCGATATCATGAGGAATGAAGCGGAATCTCAAAGTCAGACGGTAATTTGTTTTCCGCGGTAATAAACCAATcatagggcgggtgtagcgcgggtgtagaggttccgctttctgcaccattgatcgaaggttcgaatccgccctagtgctcatcaagcctttcatccttccggggtcgataaattggtaccagacttgtctgggaggataaaaacactgacttgacacatcggctagccaccgcgagtcattgtgtaggctaaacgctgttttttaaacctcaaacgattatgaattgaagtgaacgcgttagcgcatcccaagcggattgattaacgccagacactttaccctCTATCTTTTTGTCCAATAGTTAAGGAACTCACGGTAAGCGTGTAATCTGTACCAGAGGCACAGGTATTCTAGTGAAGCTGGAAGTTGTTACTCAGCGGAACGTATGTTCTGTAAGTCCTTTACACATGCTACCTTGTGTGTACGGGTTGGTACCTCAAAAGGTGGCTGCAAAACTCACAGGCGATAGTCGGGTGGCACTGGTATATGATATGGTAGGACCTACGAATGGGTCTATAGATACTGTTAACACAGAAGAAGACGTGATGTCTTCAACATGATAACAGTTCCAAATTTCACAAATTGGCAAATTTTGCTAAACTTGAAAAACtacaacaaatttcaaattttactgttttaagacctgaggatttttttttgtataaaaaaCATTTGTTGGTTTTTATCTACAAATATCTTTTTACATCATGAATATTGGTGTACAAAGTACATCAATAATAATGATGTAAGGACATGGCTTGCTATGATATCATAAGATATACATCTCAGCGTTCTGCTTTTTCGTTCTATCCCTTGTATTACAATAATTGAAATATTCCCTTCAGtaaaaaaagttgtagaaaaaaaagttgagactTCAGTAAACAAAGTTGCGATTTCTAGTTTGAATAGACTCTGAATGaatatgtttttgttgttaatgTTTCAAATGATCTTTCCAAGTTTCTGTTCAGCCTATTATCAGATATTTAGAGCGGATTGGCTGCGAAAAGATTGGAATTAAAAGGAAGAAGGGTGCTATGCGCTGAAATGTTGTTATAGATTGGTTCACCGCGTTTGAAAATGACACCGTTAAGAGGTTCCACGCACAGTCCGGTCATTCGCTGTTGACGAGAAGTTCGTTTTCGAAGGAGAACGGCCGCAGCGTTCGTTTTCTCAACTCTAAAACTGAGGAAAAGTAGAGTGACATGGAAAAACGATGACCGAAGTTTTTATAAAATAGATGTAGAGCTTCTGAACTTTATGCATagtttggtttaaaaaaaaggaaaaaaagtgcgaCAAAACAAGCATACAAAAAATCATGGGAAATTGTGGAACAGTATCTAACAATACCTAATTCAGTATACCTTTGTGTACTGAATACAAAGGTATACTGAATTAGgtattgttagaaaaaaaaacctggaactATTCTAACGATTGGCTGTATTCCATACGAAACacttactaaaaaaaagttttttcaacGGTCCATAGAATTAGTTCACCACggaagtttagttttttttttcctttttcaagtGTTCTATTCTAGACGCTACGAAGCACTACGAAGTGATATACGAACAATGCGTTTGTGTAAGCTGCTTGATGAAAATCCTGGGGTGGAGGAACGACTAACGCTAGAAGGGTCATGGAGATTGGATGAAATGGTAATTGAGTAGGATCGACTTATTTgcctattttatttcttgctgTGGTGCTCTGAAACGGAGAAATTTAGATGAAGTCGTTTCCGGAAATTGCTAACTGCATCGGAAAGATAGCACCTCAAATGATCACCGTTCTGGTTAGTGAAGACGCTGTGGCTAATCTGACGAATCGGAAACGGAAACATTCCCCAGATCGTACTTGAGATATTACCTCAATCCCTCATTCATTTAGCTCATAATTAATTGACTGTTGATTTACTACCAGAGACAGTAGGCGGTAAATTTTCCGATTTgccatttttcatattttctacaGCTGGTTGCAGCTATTTAATTCACTAGTTATTTCGTACCCGAAGTGAATCAAGAAATTAAAACAGGTCCATAACACTTCCACAGGTATCCATTGTTTGGTCATGCAAAAGTATGAGGATCTCCTCATACTTTCGCATGACCAAAGCTACGATGAACGAAAGTATGAGGAGATCCTCATACTTTCGTTCATCGTAGCTTTTCAACTTTCACTCGTGATCCTCGTTTTCCcggaaaaagggaaaactcTTCTACAgggatttttttatgtttcacTAGTGCGGACGCTCCTGCTAGATCCTCCTGATCCTCATCGCGAAGAGTCTAGTAGGTAACCGTAAGCGAACGGGATGGGAGAACTCAGTCCTCAGACTCAGAGTACAAGGAAAGATACTTGAGGATTTTTGTGCTCCATGAGTTCGTAGTTAAGGTAAACAAACCTATGATGCCAGCTCCAGGAATTTTTGGGTGGAAATAGATCTGGAATATATAGTTCTTGGTATTTGTACACCTCGTAAtgtttgaattgaaaattgttgGAGATCGGCTCCGAAGAGCCAGTCTCTAACATCTTGAGTTTTCGAAATTGTTAAATCTACAAATTTGCCTAAAAGGGGTAGAAATAGAGTACAGTTCGGCTCGTCTGTATATACATACCAGAGCATACTACTACCGTAATTGCGCAGAATTATGAGTTACAGATTTTTCTGGGATATTTCGGGAGTTTTGCTTGGACCTGCCTTTGTAGGTTACTAGGTTTTTATAGTATGTTATTTGTACATAATGTGCAGTCGTTAAATATTTGCCTCGAGATTCAAACATTTCAGcatgtctctttttttttgcaatatcttcattgttttttatgttctcattttttgcaCGAGTAGCCTTTTGTGGCTGTGAATTTGCTAGTTCTCCTTATCTTGGAAATGTGCTGATTTGATTTCTTCACTTGTATGCGTTGCCTTTTTTGAATAGTCTTGATGTTGTTATTGTACTTATAGTGTTAAGCTTTAACTGTCCAGCTTCGTAAATCGCCTTGTCATAATTGCAAGTCCTAACAATGGCaaacttttatttatatttatttgatgtGTTACAATTCAAGAATTTATGAATGTTTCCATCAAACTGAGAAGAATTGTTTCCTGCTCGAGTTCGAGAAATATGGAcacaacatttctttttcctttctgtggtctttttccttctttttcctttttcctttctgtgGCATTCTGCACTCAGAACTAACCGCATCCGCTCAATGGTACAACACATCTGCTCCCAATGAGTCACCTCTGTGGGAAAATACCAACCATGCCTTCTACCAATTTATGTGGCGTTCTCGTGCTATGAACTCACAGATGGTCTGCTCGACCGTGTccctggcaaaaaaaaaatacgtagaCATTTTATGGTGAGGGTCTTAACCTCTCGTTCACGTAATCGTTTTATGAACAATCTTTGAGCGGTGGCTGTTCTGGCGAAAATGATGACAAAGCAAAAGAACTGTGCAATTAAATTGTCATCGCTTAGAACTGGTCGTGTACGACAAATCATCACACGTTCCTAAGGAAATTAGAACTATAGTCGTTGATTTCCTATTCATTTGTTCTGTTTACAACATGTATCATAGATTCGCTCAATTATGTACAGCTACAAATATCAACTATAAGCTATCATTtgggaagaaagaaacttgTGAGTTGTGGTTCAAAGACGAAGCGCACCAGTCGGCAGTGAAATTCTTAAGTTCTCCAGCCtcatatatataatatatacaatatatattaCATGTATGTATAGGGTAGAGTGTGCTTGGGGACGGGGGAATCAACCgcacttttatttctggaagtaaataactaaatcagtctaTGCCCTAACACCTAAACATTACTCTTAGGGTATCTATGATGTTTATTCATTGATCAGTGGGCTGATTATCGCCTTACCGCGACGAAATGTGTCGTTCTGGAAAATGTAGCCCTTCCGAACTCTCGATCTGCAACAGGACCCCTCGAAGAATCCATCCACTTGTTGCTCTTCCATATTTTGCGACATTTGTATGGCATATATACGATTGACCTGAATTGTTCGAAATAATTCACATACAATCGAACTAATATGTTTATGTTATAGAGCAAATTGGCATATGAGCGAAAATGTGGTTTGTGCTAAAGTTGCTTACATTGTTTCTGTCCTTTCAATCCAACCTTTTCTTCTGGGAATTCTTCTTGCACTTCTTGATACTTTTGTGGGATTTGTGACAAGTTTGTGATGTCTACACTTACGTGACCTCTATATGCCTAATCAGGAGCGAAATTTATGGTAAACTTAGAATTTAACCTCTCATAATTATACCGCTTCATCCATTTCAgcatgctgtttttttaactCTTGGAAACGTTCAAATTGTTATTCTgtgctctgaaaaaaaaactgaattagaTCTTTTTATCGACTTTTTTAGCTGTAGCCAAGACTGGTATTGACCTTTATTGACAGCTAACGTTAtcaccttcgtcagagcctggaaaaaatcagagCGATCAGtaatttattctctcaagcgcctttTCATCCTGCAAAAAGCATTTAAACGGTAGGTAAACTCAAATAGCAACATCGCCTAATGCCTCCATCATTTGCTGAATTTGGTGACGTAACAGACTACCACGTACCACAATTATAAATCgcaatggtttttttctattattagcTGACGTGTCACCCCGTAAATCAAAACCCCCACAGAGATTGATATGGGGGCCTAGTTCGTTTGTAATTACAATGTACTCATCCTTCTTgatcatttttggacttttggatCAGAGCTGTTCGAAGTATTACGGTAGAAACCTAGAACGTCTCCCCATGGCACTGGGAAGGAAGTTGCGCTGTCAAATGCAGCTAGATCGCTATAACGAGTGGACCACAAGGGCGAAgtagtttgaaaaggcgtgggagaaCAAGAATCAGtagaaagcctatgctttactgAAACATTATAGCAGCAAAAAGGGGAAAATATTCCCTTATCTTCAAAACTCCCAATGGAGTGGCTCAacaaacaactgctgcagttcgaacatgAGCCAAATGTGCAACACCATTTGAAGTGATAACTCGAGTAAGACaaagggcagtggcaggacctttcctgt
The Necator americanus strain Aroian chromosome I, whole genome shotgun sequence genome window above contains:
- a CDS encoding hypothetical protein (NECATOR_CHRI.G3451.T1), whose protein sequence is MQKYEDLLILSHDQSYDERKYEEILILSFIVAFQLSLVILVFPEKGKTLLQGFFYVSLVRTLLLDPPDPHREESSR